In a genomic window of Meleagris gallopavo isolate NT-WF06-2002-E0010 breed Aviagen turkey brand Nicholas breeding stock chromosome 1, Turkey_5.1, whole genome shotgun sequence:
- the SYCP3 gene encoding synaptonemal complex protein 3 — protein MLERFGADINKALLAKRKRLEMYTKASLKTSNQKIEHVWKTQQEQRQKLNHEFSQQFLTVFQQWDADVQKAEEQEEKLANMFRQQQKVFQQARIVQSQRLKTIKQLYEQFLKSMEDLEKNNETLLAGAQNELRKEMAMLQKKIMMDTQQQEMATVRKSLQSMLF, from the exons CTGACATTAACAAAGCTCTCTTAGCCAAGAGGAAAAGATTAGAAATGTATACAAAAGCCTCACTCAAAACCAGTAACCAGAAGATTGAACATGTTTGGAAgacacagcaggagcagag GCAGAAGCTCAATCATGAGTTCTCCCAGCAGTTCCTgactgtatttcagcagtgggatgcagatgtgcagaaagcagaggaacaggaagaaaaactaGCG aaTATGTTTCGTCAGCAACAAAAAGTTTTTCAACAGGCAAGAATAGTTCAAAGTCAGAGACTGAAAACTATTAAGCAACTGTATGAGCAATTCTTAAAG AGCATGGAAGACctagagaaaaacaatgaaactcTTCTAGCTGGCGCACAAAATGAACTTCGCAAAGAAATGGCTATGCTACAGAAGAAGATTATGATGGACACT caacagcaggagaTGGCAACTGTTCGCAAGTCTCTTCAGTCCATGTTATTCTGA